One Azoarcus sp. DN11 DNA segment encodes these proteins:
- the ccmI gene encoding c-type cytochrome biogenesis protein CcmI, translating to MTVFLILATLLVAGALLLVIPPLLGAGAKAREHAARQEQARTVLVVLREQLADLDAERAAGRIAEADYQRSRDELEQRALAEGGTAEAGVDGKPARGWALGVVCAVPVLAVTAYMLLGTPEGLDPENVKPAPEAGHQITPEQMQAMVAQLAERLEREPDNVQGWMMLGRSYAVMQNFQGAVATWQKIGGQIPEQADILADWADLLAGAAGRKFEGDPDRLIARALALDPNHVKALALSGTSAFRRGDYAQASAQWEKILASLQPGVEPYPSILASINEARAKGGLPPLNPPAGPQAAGMAGGGGAAQSGAASTALTLRGRLSLAPELAGKAGADDTIFVFARPAQGGMPIAALRVRAGELPVDFDFATAQRMSQGPLPAQIAIGARLSKGGSATASAGDLESQAVLVAPDAEGVSIVIDRVRK from the coding sequence GTGACTGTTTTCCTGATTCTGGCCACCTTGCTGGTGGCCGGTGCCCTGCTGCTCGTCATTCCGCCCCTGCTGGGCGCTGGAGCGAAGGCGCGCGAACACGCGGCGCGGCAGGAGCAGGCGCGTACGGTGCTGGTCGTGTTGCGCGAGCAACTCGCGGATCTCGATGCCGAACGGGCTGCCGGACGCATCGCCGAAGCGGATTACCAACGGTCACGCGACGAACTTGAACAGCGTGCGCTGGCCGAAGGAGGGACGGCGGAAGCCGGTGTCGACGGTAAGCCGGCGCGCGGCTGGGCGCTTGGCGTGGTGTGCGCCGTGCCGGTGCTTGCGGTCACCGCATACATGCTGCTCGGCACCCCGGAGGGACTCGATCCCGAGAACGTGAAGCCCGCGCCCGAAGCCGGCCATCAGATCACGCCCGAGCAGATGCAGGCCATGGTGGCCCAGCTCGCAGAACGCCTCGAGCGCGAGCCCGACAACGTCCAGGGTTGGATGATGCTCGGACGTTCGTATGCGGTCATGCAGAACTTCCAGGGCGCCGTCGCGACGTGGCAGAAGATTGGTGGGCAGATCCCGGAGCAGGCCGATATTCTGGCAGACTGGGCCGACCTGCTTGCGGGCGCGGCAGGACGCAAGTTCGAAGGCGATCCCGATCGGCTGATCGCACGGGCCCTCGCGCTTGACCCGAACCACGTCAAGGCGCTTGCCCTGTCGGGGACGTCGGCCTTCCGTCGGGGTGATTATGCCCAGGCGTCGGCCCAGTGGGAGAAGATCCTCGCCAGCTTGCAGCCCGGCGTGGAGCCCTATCCGTCGATTCTCGCCAGCATCAACGAGGCGCGTGCCAAGGGCGGCCTGCCGCCGCTGAACCCGCCGGCCGGGCCGCAGGCGGCCGGAATGGCGGGTGGGGGGGGCGCGGCCCAGAGTGGTGCTGCGAGCACCGCGCTGACGCTGCGCGGGCGGCTCAGCCTCGCCCCCGAACTCGCGGGCAAGGCCGGTGCCGACGACACGATATTCGTCTTTGCGCGCCCGGCGCAGGGCGGCATGCCCATCGCCGCCCTGCGCGTCCGCGCCGGCGAGCTCCCGGTCGATTTCGATTTCGCCACCGCCCAGCGCATGTCGCAGGGGCCTTTGCCGGCACAGATCGCGATCGGTGCCCGGCTATCGAAAGGCGGCAGTGCCACCGCGAGCGCGGGCGACCTTGAAAGCCAGGCGGTGCTCGTTGCGCCCGATGCCGAGGGCGTGAGCATCGTCATCGACCGCGTGCGCAAGTAA
- a CDS encoding DsbE family thiol:disulfide interchange protein, translating into MKAKFLIPLFIFLALAGFLGYGLKLNPREVPSPLIGKAAPAFRVPQLQAEGKTISPEDMKGRVWLLNVWASWCVSCRYEHPVLVQLARNSPVPIVGLNYKEMRGDGAADVKGVAPATELATARQRARQWLVEHGGDPYTVTALDLDGRVGIDYGVYGVPETFLIDQQGVIRYKHIGPITPESLRDVLLPKIAELQRAS; encoded by the coding sequence ATGAAAGCGAAGTTCCTGATTCCCCTCTTCATTTTCCTCGCGTTGGCGGGCTTCCTCGGATACGGGCTCAAGCTCAATCCGCGCGAAGTTCCGTCGCCGCTCATCGGCAAGGCAGCCCCCGCATTCCGGGTGCCGCAGCTGCAGGCTGAGGGCAAGACCATTTCGCCCGAAGACATGAAGGGGCGCGTATGGCTTCTCAACGTCTGGGCATCGTGGTGCGTGTCGTGCCGTTACGAGCATCCGGTGCTGGTGCAACTGGCCCGCAACAGCCCGGTGCCGATCGTCGGGCTCAACTATAAGGAAATGCGCGGCGACGGCGCGGCCGACGTAAAGGGTGTCGCCCCTGCGACGGAACTGGCCACCGCGCGCCAGCGCGCGCGCCAGTGGCTGGTCGAGCACGGTGGCGACCCCTACACGGTGACCGCCCTCGATCTCGACGGGCGCGTCGGCATCGACTACGGCGTGTACGGTGTCCCCGAGACCTTCCTGATCGACCAGCAGGGCGTGATCCGTTACAAGCACATCGGCCCGATCACCCCGGAGTCGCTGCGCGACGTGCTGCTGCCGAAGATCGCGGAGTTGCAACGTGCGAGCTGA
- a CDS encoding cytochrome c-type biogenesis protein → MRADLMRRLALVAALLLPVAGHAGEAAPVTNDPALEERVMRLAHDLRCLVCQNQSIAESNAPLAVDLRDQVREQFLAGKDEAAVVDYLVARYGDFVLYLPPFKGITLLLWLGPGLLLVAGAGWLVWRLRSRVRETPHALSAEEHARAAALLDGTAKPSQESRS, encoded by the coding sequence GTGCGAGCTGACCTGATGCGCCGCCTGGCGCTTGTTGCGGCCCTGCTGCTTCCCGTGGCGGGACATGCCGGCGAAGCCGCGCCGGTGACCAATGATCCCGCTCTCGAGGAGCGCGTCATGCGCTTGGCGCATGACCTGCGCTGCCTCGTGTGTCAGAACCAGTCGATTGCCGAATCCAATGCCCCGCTGGCCGTTGATCTGCGCGATCAGGTACGGGAGCAGTTCCTGGCCGGGAAGGATGAAGCTGCCGTCGTCGATTATCTCGTCGCGCGTTACGGCGACTTCGTTCTCTATCTGCCGCCGTTCAAGGGCATCACGTTGTTGCTGTGGCTCGGGCCGGGGCTTCTGCTCGTGGCGGGTGCAGGGTGGCTTGTGTGGCGGCTGCGCAGCCGTGTCCGCGAGACACCGCATGCCCTGAGCGCGGAAGAACATGCCCGCGCCGCCGCCCTGCTTGACGGTACCGCCAAACCTTCCCAGGAGTCCCGCTCGTGA
- a CDS encoding two-component regulator propeller domain-containing protein: MSYKVAAVASIVGVVAIAGAFTLGQQQGKTPAPVASATTSTAPAASSQEVREGKVGVDPNEKFTHFRVGNKNVKKIYIDDGIVWVATSGGVIRYDTRTDEFKMYDNQNGLLSNGMFYVGRVQGKITVGTYGGGMSMLDEKTGTWETYNIPEGLGDAFVYDVVETRSGDIWIATWSGVNRVRGGKLKDPSAWELHTVESTGGGLPNDWVYGLAEGKDGDMWLATEGGMAHFADGKWENWNHSRGIGADYDKVKQDIAYKSDPAKESLHHAQQKREMGLEGIDQAYNPNYIISLVVDQDGSVWSGTWGGGLAHYKDGKWTNYTTVEGLPGNHVFMLHRDLQNRLWIGTNNGLAMKDGDRFRVMKSAEGLFGDAVFSMTTTKEGDLWVGSYGGVAHIRPNS; this comes from the coding sequence ATGAGTTACAAAGTTGCAGCCGTTGCCTCGATCGTCGGCGTCGTCGCGATTGCCGGCGCCTTCACGCTTGGCCAGCAGCAGGGCAAAACCCCCGCGCCCGTCGCCAGCGCAACGACCAGCACCGCGCCCGCCGCGAGCAGCCAGGAAGTCCGTGAAGGCAAAGTTGGTGTCGACCCCAACGAGAAATTCACACACTTCCGGGTAGGCAACAAGAACGTCAAGAAGATCTACATCGACGACGGGATCGTCTGGGTTGCGACTTCGGGGGGCGTGATCCGCTACGACACGCGCACCGACGAATTCAAGATGTACGACAACCAGAACGGCCTGCTGTCGAACGGCATGTTCTACGTCGGCCGCGTCCAGGGCAAGATCACCGTCGGCACCTACGGCGGAGGCATGTCCATGCTCGACGAAAAGACGGGCACGTGGGAAACCTACAACATCCCGGAGGGCCTCGGCGACGCCTTCGTCTATGACGTCGTCGAGACCCGCTCGGGCGACATCTGGATCGCCACCTGGTCGGGCGTCAATCGCGTGCGCGGCGGCAAGCTGAAGGATCCGTCCGCCTGGGAACTGCATACGGTCGAGAGCACCGGCGGCGGCTTGCCGAACGACTGGGTGTACGGCCTCGCCGAGGGCAAGGACGGCGACATGTGGCTCGCTACGGAAGGCGGCATGGCGCACTTTGCCGACGGCAAGTGGGAAAACTGGAACCACTCCCGCGGCATCGGTGCCGATTACGACAAGGTCAAGCAGGATATCGCCTACAAGAGCGATCCGGCGAAGGAGTCCCTGCACCACGCCCAGCAAAAGCGCGAAATGGGCCTCGAAGGGATTGACCAGGCCTACAACCCGAACTACATCATCTCCCTCGTCGTCGACCAGGACGGCTCGGTCTGGTCGGGCACCTGGGGTGGCGGGCTCGCCCACTACAAGGACGGGAAGTGGACCAATTACACGACGGTCGAAGGCCTGCCTGGCAACCACGTGTTCATGCTGCACCGCGACCTGCAGAACCGCCTCTGGATCGGCACGAACAACGGCTTGGCGATGAAGGACGGCGACCGCTTCCGGGTCATGAAGTCGGCCGAAGGACTTTTCGGCGACGCCGTGTTCTCCATGACCACGACGAAGGAAGGAGATCTTTGGGTTGGCAGCTACGGCGGCGTCGCGCACATCCGCCCGAACTCCTGA